In Camarhynchus parvulus chromosome Z, STF_HiC, whole genome shotgun sequence, a genomic segment contains:
- the HSPB3 gene encoding heat shock protein beta-3: MAEAVIRHWVETPVRYQEQFVGQELEAHRLNHLLYALPGPATTAPSDRRCAPESTAGAGKGGQEEENTQFRVLLDVVQFCPEDIIIQTFEGWLLIKAQHGPRMDEHGFISRSFTRQYKLPNGVENKDLSALFCHDGILVVEMKNSLEKN; this comes from the coding sequence ATGGCAGAAGCTGTCATAAGACATTGGGTGGAAACTCCTGTACGCTACCAGGAGCAGTTTGttggccaggagctggaggcacaCAGACTGAACCACCTTTTATATGCTTTGCCGGGCCCTGCCACCACTGCACCGAGCGACCGAAGGTGCGCCCCAGAAAGCACGGCTGGGGCCGGGAAGGGCggccaggaggaggaaaacacacAATTCCGGGTCTTGCTGGATGTTGTGCAGTTCTGCCCCGAAGATATCATTATCCAGACTTTCGAAGGCTGGCTCCTGATTAAAGCTCAGCACGGACCCAGGATGGACGAGCATGGTTTCATATCCAGAAGCTTCACCAGACAATACAAATTACCCAACGGAGTGGAGAACAAAGACTTGTCTGCACTTTTCTGCCATGATGGCATTTTGGTTGTTGAAATGAAGAACTCATTGGAAAAGAATTAG